Below is a window of Electrophorus electricus isolate fEleEle1 chromosome 1, fEleEle1.pri, whole genome shotgun sequence DNA.
GAGCAATTAGTTAGAGAACCATACTGTGTCATATTGCTTTCCATTGGTCCCTGAAGAGTGTGGCGTTATCGTGGCGTGAAAGTGCACTGTGGGTGCTGAGCAGGCGGACCCACTGATTACCTTCCGCTGCTcgttgtgtgtgtagaagatGTAGAGGATGTCATCTGGCTCCGCCCCACCACCCCTGACCTGCTCTAAGGTCACGCCCACCTCCTCCCACCGCCTGGGCTTCCAGTCTCTCCACCAGCACATCACGCcctttctcacactcacagtctgacacaccccacacacacacacacacacacacacacacgtgcaatcACAGCTGCAATGACAGACTGCCACAGAGTGCGTTTTCATAGACTCTCTCTGCCCCATCCACCCCAGCCTGAATGTCTTATGATGTTTatgaattatgatttttttaacaTCATAAGTCTGGTCCGTGTACCTTCTCCACAGCTCCCTCATGGCTGTCATCCTCTGCTACATAGCCCCTGTCATCTCTTGCAGAATCGGAGGGAGACATAAACTCTGTGTCTGGAAAGAAAGTCAGAAAGgacagtaaaagaaaacagaaggtaaaaaataaagcagaaatgcatctacatttagctgacgcttttatccaaagggacTTACAATTGTAACTgattgagcaattgaggattaagggccttgctcaggggctcagcagtggcaacttagctGAGGTGGGGCTTCAGCGGGCAGAGCACAGCGTATGGAAGTGACCTGTGGCCACGCTGAAGCTGAGTGTGTACGTACATGACCTAGCAGCATGCTGTTGCTATGCTCTACCTGGGGGCTCCAGCCAGGTGATGTGCATGTTGGAGTCGATCTCACATCCACCACCTGTGATCCAGGCCCACGGAGGCAGCTCCTCCTGCACCTCGATGGAACCCTGCTCAATGGGGAAAACCGCCGCCGAACTCTGCACGGCGGAGGAACCTTTGATCTCCTCCAGGTCCACGTTGCTCCATTGCCGCTCGGCACCTCTggactggctggagggggccaCGGGCGTCTCAGGGAAGGGGCCGGCTGGCTGCTGCCCCTCCTGGGTCCCTTCTGGCCGAGCAGGACGATCGGCCACCAGCGTGGAGATGAAGTTCTCGCTGGCGATCTTGGGCAGGTGTGGTGCACCGCCGTCCGAGTCGTCGCAGCCCAGCACGGAACCCTGGGAAGGAGCGGTCAGCTCGCCGCTGAAGAGGCTGATGCCACTGTGCGTTGGGAGGGGGAGAAAGCTGTGAGCCTGAGCCCTAATGCCCACGAAGGCACACGGAACGTTAGTGTCTGCCGTCTAACGTCCCCGTGGTGCCTTTTGGAGAAATTGAGCTGTACACAACAGGATGAACACTAGTTCGAGTGGGCTGCACTGAAAGCCACTGACCTGGGTCTGTTGGTGGGAGCCAGGGGGGCACACACAGCGGCCCACGCCTTACCCGTCACCTCTGTGGGGGTCACTCCATGGCGAAAATATATGCTCCTATCCTCACAGCCAATCCCCCACACCTGCATCATATCAAACCAATATAAACGCATTACAGACAGAAAACAATACACTGCAGCTGGCCTTGACTTTGACCAGATACAACATATGTCATTTCCTGGAACATGTGTACCAACACCCAGTCTAAATAACACTTTACTAAGCAAATGACCAGGCATGCTACAACCAGGGCTGCAGCCCTCTCCACTGGCCTAACCCTGTGAGCAGAGATCTGAGAAGGCTTACAACACATGGTCCaagccctccacacacaggccacaaaAATCAATGCCAGAGAAGACATTTACATTAGGACAGTGTCAAATACAGTCCACACACGAAGTTCCCAGCTGACCGTTTTTTTATACGTCCTCAACAGGGTTTCCCCTGGGACAACACATTAGCCCACAATGCTGGGACAAATGTGTTAatttttatgtaacatttttaataaatttttaaaatgccagCAATACTAGTAGAATGTGTATTGGTATGCCACCACAGCTTCACATTAATTATGGACATGTATTACAGCCATAGTTATTATAACATATTACAATAATGTTATCATATGTTAAGGTTACAAATGGGGGGGGGCAGGTATTAGAAAAATCATGGTATGCATTCACTATAATCACTATAGTGGTACAGATTCACTGTATCACTATAGTGATATACGCATTCACTATCTCCTCAGCTGATCctccaacattttctttttatgttctGAAACTTTTCTTACAGAGGGGATATTGTTTCAGATTGACCCAAACTAAAGGAGGAGGGGAATGTTAACAGTGCATGTGAGCCATGCGCACAGCCGAGGGAATGAAATGTGAACTATGGGTATGAGTGCAAGCAGGAGGCATAAACTCAAATTAGCCATGCTCCTGTATGGCTGGCCATGGCTGTGAGTATAGCaggagtatatatatgtctggGGGAGGCTCGTTGTGTGCAGTGGGCAGAGTGAGCAAATCTAGAGCTTAGGTtacagagcgagacagacagagggagagggagggagggagggagagagagagagagagagagagagggatggatggaggagAGCGAGGAAAGGCTGATTTGCAAACTCCACACTGATACTCAGCAGCTGTAGCCGTTCTTCCAAAAAGTGACCCAGAGAGAAATGTGACCCTGCCAGCAGGGGCAGGAGGGTGTGGGCTGACAGAGTGGactggactgtatgtgtgtgtgtgtgtgtgtatgtctgtgtgtgtgtgtatatgagtgagtgtgtgtgtgtgtgtgtgtgtgtgtatatatgagtgagtgtgtgtgtgtgtgtgtgtgtgtgtgtgtgtgtgtgtgtgtatgagtgagtgtgtgggtgtgtatgtgtatgagtgtgtgtgtgagagagagagagagagcgagagagagagagagacatatgcTGGACACAGACAGTCTCTAGCTCTAGATGAATGCACCACTCAGCAGAGGACAGGATCCAATGATGTTTAATACTCAAACTTGCATTTGAGAATGACAGTGTAACCAGAACACTCCCTGGGTTTCCCCAAGGACACGCTCCCCAAGGACATGCGTCAGCTAGACCATAATACCGGATAGCATATGAAGAGCAATAAAGAACATCTCTAGACAATTATAACATGCCACCCAAAATTAACAGAGACACAACAAACATTCCTATTGCCAGTGTACTCCATGCCATCCAAAGACAAATGATAATGGGATAACCTTAAAGGTGCAGTTTTCCCCTAAGAGGGGAGGAATCAGGGTATAGCCACATTTAGAAAATGTCCTTGGTGTATCAGGAATGCCGGTTTCCAGATACGTTGTGGCGTGGAATAAAGACTGACATGGAAGATTAACCATAACTGATCCTTCTGTAGTAAAGTTTTATTTGAATTGTTTGGatgtggaaaaataaaatcctTGTTCTGAAACTGAACAAGGTTCCTTTTGAATCTGCTATATATAAAGACATGTCACGCTAACAGATGGACACCTAAACATAAAATGTTCTACTTAAGGGAATAAAACCGACTGTACACCTTGAAGTATACAAAGTGTACTTAGGTATCTCTCCAGTCCTGCAGCCTAAGCATGAGCACTCATAGTATAGCAGCCATATAATCTGTGTTTGAGTGACCTTGAGAGACGTTAGGGACTGATGTGTGGTAAAGAAGTGGAACAGCTGGGCCATAaacccttctcctctcctctgttcctaGCTGACACTGCTTTTACCTGGTCGTTGGGCCCCACGGTGATCATCACCAACTCTCCACCAACACTGATCCAGCCCAGGCCAGCGGAGCTATGGGAGTTTACACCTCTTCTGAACCACACCTGTCatgcacgcatacgcacgcacatgtacacatgcacacacacccccccacacacacgctgggtCACATTCTGTTCTAACAGGAAaaggtgaaatgtgtgtgtacaggaacTCTGCCAGTTGTCTGCTGTCTTTAAGTATGCACACTTGACGTTTTTGTCTAATAAGGCTGAACAGGACTGACAGCATTCTCGCTCATAATTATATAGGCCTTCTGCAGAcctacattacaaaaaaaaaactgttgtgCAGTGATAACGTAATCGATACCGTTTCTCTGAAAATACTGAACACTCTACTAGAAGGATCTTACTTTGCTATCTTTGGTGATTGCCCAGACCACGTTGACCCCCACCGCTATGTGAATGGCTCCGGCTTTATTCGGAGGATCCACCAATATCCATGAAGAACCTGTAAAGAGCAAAGCATCTCTTTGAAAAAAATCTGACCTCACTGTCCTTTTGTAGCAGTAGTGTTTCCTGAAGAAGCCTGGCTGAATCGTGCACAACCCGAGTACATCGGTCAATCTGTCAATATGTGCTAATCGTTGAAATAACGGGGGGGGTTACACACCACAGGTATGCAGCCCAAATTTGTAACCCATTTCTTATATGCATACTTAATTGGATCTTCTATAGCTGCAGCCCAATTCTTTATGAAGCACGCTTGTGTTACGAGCGAAGGCTATATGGAAAGGACCCAGACCTTTCGGGCAATCCTTGTTGATGCCCGTTCTGACGAGCAGGCGCCCATCCCACACCACGGCCCACAGCAGGTGTCCGGGCCCGGCATCGATCTGTGTCACCTCCTGGGGTGCGGGCACAAGCTCCCAAACCGAGCCCTCCGGGTTCTGCTGCTTCACATCCGTGCGGAACCACACCTGAGCCAGGGGCAAGGGAACGGAACTGTGAGGAGCATGCCATTGTTCACTGGCAGACATCACCAAAAACAGGTCTTCTGACGGATTCCACCCCTGCGCAAAAGCATTAGCTGAAGAATATGttcaaataaaagtaaaaagagAGTTGCCTTCACAATCATTTGAAGCAAGATACTTTTATGTTATCAGTCAAATGTGTGCCTATAGCTATTTCCTGcggggaaaaacaacaaatgtttagAATAGAAACTGAAGGCATTCCTTCCTTCCTCCACTGCTATTGGTTGCTTAGCACTCACACTGCAAATGAGCCAGTTAACACAGGTTCATTTGAGAGATTATTCACATTCCTGtgaatcagtgtaataaatctATTAGTGGAGCTTGTCTAGGAGAAGCTAGGCTATTGAACATCACAGTGCTGTACTGACCTCTAGTGGTCAAACATGTGCAACGCTCGAACTTTAATGAATAAAGGGTCCGGCAGCGTTGTTTTTCAGTCAGGTTATTATATAATCAATTCCAGTTCTCTTCAGTTCAGATTTCAGATGGGTTATGAAAGTTGATGAATTTAAGTCTAGGCTCTTGTGCTGCAGTAACTTACATAGCTAACAGCGAGACCCTAGTGAAAAGGGGAGGTCTTACCTTCCCTTGCTGAGACACAGCCCACACTGAGATAGGCTTCTTTGGGCTGTCACTCATCTCCCAGCCTCCACAGCTGATATCACTGAAGTGCTCTGGAGTAGGCCGGCCCTTTCCTAAAGGTACCTGAACCAGTACaccacacataaatacatagatGACCACACAGACGCAGGAACAGACACACGTGCACGTCCTCACCATCTCAGACCCTCAGCCCTTATCCATCATTATTGGCCATACCACATCAcagtaatattattaaatatttatgatgtaAGCGATAATTATttcaacaacagaaacaacaaccACAGCAACAAGAAGATGCTTCTCACAGTCACTTCAAtaacaatttattaatttaatgtgtTAATCTAAATGTTCAGGTttagtaattaaaaaatgttttaaactcCTATTTGATGTCAGCAATTAACTCTAGCTACTGAGTTTAAGCCCTCTGGTAATCTGGGTGGCCTGAATAAAATCCTGGGGTGGACTTTTGCTTCTGGAGCCATCCTCCTAGGTGGATGCCCAGTTACCCCTGTCTGACCCTGGGGGCCCTTCTGACCCTGAGCTGCTGACTCATACCTTGGCCCAGCAGCCCCAAGCTTTGTACTTCCTGTTGCGGAGCCATCGCCTGCGCCGGACGCATGAGTTCCACTTCTTCTCTTTGCTGAAGGTGGTAGGGAAGTCCACAGCGTACTCCCAGCCCTGTGCAAACAACCACAGGCTCGGTGACCACACCCCGTTCTCTAGCGGCCGTCGGGGCTCTGGGTGCAGGGCTTAGGCAACAGCCACTTACCCCGGTGGCGCTGCTCTCTCTTCCGCAGCTCTCATCGTCCACGTACCAgtctccctcccactcccagTTTTCAGATGGCAAATGGAAACTGTGGAGAGGCTGCGAGTTCTGACCCAACTCATCCGTCCACTGCCAGCGGTCAGTGGGCAGGAGCGTGTCTGTGAATCCATCAATTGGGTTCCATCTCTGTAACACATCGTAGACAAATAAGCCAaaacgcacgcgcgcacacacacgcacacacatgcacgcacacacacacacgcacacgcacacacacgcacacgcacacacacgcacacacacgcacacacacgcacacacgcacacacacgcacacacgcacacacgcacacacgcacacgcacacgcacacgcacacgcacgcacacgtgtacAGACgtctaaataaaaatatttattcacgTGAACATGCCATTTATAGACTGACTCAGCGGAGCAAATTGAAATGTACCTGGTTCTCATACGTCACCTCTTGGTGCCGCATGGGCGTGTCGCGCGGAAGCACGTGGACGTAGACCCGATGGTCAGAGCCCACGGCCCAGCAGCACTGCTCGGCAGCGGTGACACGCTTCAGCTCCAGCTGAGCATCCTTGGCGCGCTCCCAGCATCCTCCAGTGGTGTGAAGGACAAAGGCTCTACCATACACATCTGTGGCCCAAAGGAGGGACCCGGGCATTCCGGACCCTGGACCGCAGAATTCAAGCACTGCAACAGGGACAGCACACATGCATCTTAAGGAATTGTGCGCAATCACACACAAGTGCACTTGCGTCTTTCAGCATTACATTAGCTACATGTAGCACTCTCTTTGACGGTGGAAAAGACCACTGACTCGCTCTGAGCTTCTGGTGAAAAGTAATTCATGAGCAAATACCAAACTAAAATCAGAAAAGACACATGATGGCATGAACAACCAGCTGACTGCAACCCAGATGCTGTGTTCATTGTGGCAGGGGACTTCAACCACACAGACCTCAGGTCAGTCATGCCcaaatttcacaaaaatatgtaCTTTCTGATGGGAGAGAAACGTCCTGGACCAAGTGTACACAAATATCCCAGGAGCATTTAAAGCGACTCCACCTTCACACCTAGGACGCTCAGATCATATTTCCCTAACTCACAAAGACAATG
It encodes the following:
- the tecpr1b gene encoding tectonin beta-propeller repeat-containing protein 1 isoform X1 → MPGSLLWATDVYGRAFVLHTTGGCWERAKDAQLELKRVTAAEQCCWAVGSDHRVYVHVLPRDTPMRHQEVTYENQRWNPIDGFTDTLLPTDRWQWTDELGQNSQPLHSFHLPSENWEWEGDWYVDDESCGRESSATGGWEYAVDFPTTFSKEKKWNSCVRRRRWLRNRKYKAWGCWAKVPLGKGRPTPEHFSDISCGGWEMSDSPKKPISVWAVSQQGKVWFRTDVKQQNPEGSVWELVPAPQEVTQIDAGPGHLLWAVVWDGRLLVRTGINKDCPKGSSWILVDPPNKAGAIHIAVGVNVVWAITKDSKVWFRRGVNSHSSAGLGWISVGGELVMITVGPNDQVWGIGCEDRSIYFRHGVTPTEVTGKAWAAVCAPLAPTNRPSGISLFSGELTAPSQGSVLGCDDSDGGAPHLPKIASENFISTLVADRPARPEGTQEGQQPAGPFPETPVAPSSQSRGAERQWSNVDLEEIKGSSAVQSSAAVFPIEQGSIEVQEELPPWAWITGGGCEIDSNMHITWLEPPDTEFMSPSDSARDDRGYVAEDDSHEGAVEKTVSVRKGVMCWWRDWKPRRWEEVGVTLEQVRGGGAEPDDILYIFYTHNEQRKYLYAVIKEVTAVVPMPRDSMCALAIYTPERTKQRWPVLLATHSQQDLEDWLSLLSESCQESRAPRGAPSKRALWAVTSKGDVMVHEPSSSLEAPTQYLPCDQMFWRQVPGHLLCVESNSLGVVWGISYEHAAWVYTGGCTGGEAQGDEINEHTLTDIKNIYIYENQRWNPVTGYTDKGLPMDRHMWSDAHGHRECTKENTKPPSPLWTWVSDWAVDYSTPGGTDKEGWQYAADFPATFHGYKTMKDFVRRRRWIRKCKITLAGAWQKVPPISLMDVTILPCLAHSSLEQVPVWAISEKGDVLCRLGVNTQNPAGSSWLHVGTDQPFKSISIGGGHQVWAIARDGAVFYRGSVSVQNPAGECWYHIPCPPKQVLRQVSVGRTSVYAVDGNNNLWYRQGLTPSYPQGSAWELISNNVCKVSVGPLDQVWIIADKVPGYPAESSGTVCHRVGVQPMHPKGSSWDFGIGGGWVHLSVRGNSTEAQRAAAPSPLPSRNQEQVNGNMAAC
- the tecpr1b gene encoding tectonin beta-propeller repeat-containing protein 1 isoform X2, whose amino-acid sequence is MPGSLLWATDVYGRAFVLHTTGGCWERAKDAQLELKRVTAAEQCCWAVGSDHRVYVHVLPRDTPMRHQEVTYENQRWNPIDGFTDTLLPTDRWQWTDELGQNSQPLHSFHLPSENWEWEGDWYVDDESCGRESSATGGWEYAVDFPTTFSKEKKWNSCVRRRRWLRNRKYKAWGCWAKVPLGKGRPTPEHFSDISCGGWEMSDSPKKPISVWAVSQQGKVWFRTDVKQQNPEGSVWELVPAPQEVTQIDAGPGHLLWAVVWDGRLLVRTGINKDCPKGSSWILVDPPNKAGAIHIAVGVNVVWAITKDSKVWGIGCEDRSIYFRHGVTPTEVTGKAWAAVCAPLAPTNRPSGISLFSGELTAPSQGSVLGCDDSDGGAPHLPKIASENFISTLVADRPARPEGTQEGQQPAGPFPETPVAPSSQSRGAERQWSNVDLEEIKGSSAVQSSAAVFPIEQGSIEVQEELPPWAWITGGGCEIDSNMHITWLEPPDTEFMSPSDSARDDRGYVAEDDSHEGAVEKTVSVRKGVMCWWRDWKPRRWEEVGVTLEQVRGGGAEPDDILYIFYTHNEQRKYLYAVIKEVTAVVPMPRDSMCALAIYTPERTKQRWPVLLATHSQQDLEDWLSLLSESCQESRAPRGAPSKRALWAVTSKGDVMVHEPSSSLEAPTQYLPCDQMFWRQVPGHLLCVESNSLGVVWGISYEHAAWVYTGGCTGGEAQGDEINEHTLTDIKNIYIYENQRWNPVTGYTDKGLPMDRHMWSDAHGHRECTKENTKPPSPLWTWVSDWAVDYSTPGGTDKEGWQYAADFPATFHGYKTMKDFVRRRRWIRKCKITLAGAWQKVPPISLMDVTILPCLAHSSLEQVPVWAISEKGDVLCRLGVNTQNPAGSSWLHVGTDQPFKSISIGGGHQVWAIARDGAVFYRGSVSVQNPAGECWYHIPCPPKQVLRQVSVGRTSVYAVDGNNNLWYRQGLTPSYPQGSAWELISNNVCKVSVGPLDQVWIIADKVPGYPAESSGTVCHRVGVQPMHPKGSSWDFGIGGGWVHLSVRGNSTEAQRAAAPSPLPSRNQEQVNGNMAAC